DNA sequence from the Candidatus Poribacteria bacterium genome:
CACGCGAAATCTTCCGATTCGCGATTGAGGAGTCAGCGAATTCAATCGTTCTTGTTCATAACCACCCATCCGGCGATCCGCAGCCGAGTCAAGAGGACATTCGAGCGACAAAACAGTTAATTGAGGCTGGAAATCAAATCGGGATTAAGGTGCTGGATCACATCATCATTGGCGACGGGATATTTGTTAGTCTGAAAGAGGAAAATCTCATTTGAGGGCGCGGATTTAGGACGCACTCCGTTGTCGGATCACCTCGTATAACAGAACACCGGCAGCCACTGACACATTGAGGGATTCAATCTTTCCTAACATCGGTAAATAAACAAGATAGTCGCACTTTTGCTTGACTAACCGCCGAATGCCTTTACCTTCACTTCCTAAGACAAGGCACAACGGCACCCTAAAATCCGCATCTGTATACGGACAAGAGGCATCCTCGGTAGCAGCACCAGCAACCCAGATACCCGCGTTTTTAAGTGTGTCTAAGGTTTGTGCAACGTTTGTTACTCTAACGATAGGGATATGTGTGGATGCACCTGCTGATGCTTTGTGCACAGCGGTTGTAATACCAGCAGCACGGTTCTTTGGGATGAGAACAGCATCAGCATTCACGGCATCGGCAGTCCGGAGGATCGCGCCAAGGTTCCTTGGGTCTTGAATGTTGTCTAACATGACTAACAACGCGTTGTGCTTACTGCGTTCTATTTTCGCGAGTATTGATTGTAAGTCATTATAGCGCGTCGGGTTGACAAGGGCGATGACCCCTTGATGTGGTAAAGAGGGTTCGATCCTATCCAACTCGCGTCGGGTGCAACGTTTTATAGGGACACCTGCTTCTGTTGCCATTGCGACAATACGGCGAATACGGGAATGGGTTGTGCCTTCAGCAATCCAGATTTTTTCTATCTTTTGAGTCCCGTGCTGTAGGTACTCTATAACTGGGTTTCTGCCAACAATGTATTCGGGCATATTGGAGTATGGGCGAATAGGGTTATCCGCCCTTACAGGTTAGTCCCCACGAATGAATTTAATATCTGGACCGCGCGGCTCAATCTTAATATCTGGGTCTGCGGTTTGGCATCCGACACAGGTGATGTCACCGATATTTGCATTCTCCATGCGCGGTGCAAGTTTTCCCAACTTAAACACAAACCCTAAGATGTCACCTGCCGGAATTTTCTGATCACATGAATCGCAGGGAATAGCTACCCCCGATTTGACTTTCGCTAAAAGTTCTGATGCTTTCATGACTTGCCTTTCGTTCGCAAAATTGATTAGAGAAAGTAACGCTCTTTTTGCTTGTCCGATTCGTACTCTTCGTACGCCTCCTGCGCCGAGTCCACTTCGGAGACTTGGGCAACAGGCACATCCCACCACGATTCGTAGCGCGGAACCCCTTGGTAGTAATCTACATCAATCTTCACGACGGTTGTATGCGCTGCTTCGCGCGCCTCATGCAGGGCGGCTTTCAGACTTTGCAAGGTTGTCGCCTCAATTACCTTGGCACCAAGACTGGCGGCATTTGCAGCGAGATCTACCGGTAAAAAATCTCCTTCAAGTTCACCGCTTTCTTCGTCCCGATAGCGAAAGCGGGTAGCGAAGCCTTGGACACCGGTCGCCCGAGACAATCCACCGATGCTGCTATGCCCCTCGTTGTTCACGAGCACGACAATTAGTTTGTAACCTTCCTGAATTGACGTGATGATTTCCTGTGCCAACATCAAGTATGAACCGTCGCCCACCATGACATAGACATCACGACTCGGATCAGCCATTTTGATGCCTAATCCACCAGCGATTTCGTATCCCATACACGAGTAACCGTATTCCAAGTGGTACTGCTTCGGATTACGGGTTCGCCACAACTTATGTAAGTCGCCGGGAAGGCTACCCGCGGCGCAGACCATAACATCCTCAGGACGCGAAAATTCGTTCACCACGCCAATCACTTCACTTTGACTTGGCAACGGCGTATGTCCAAGGTGATAGAGTCGATCTACCTCTTCTTCCCATTCGTCCCGATATTTCTCAATTTGCGCGGCATAGGTTGCGTCAACGCGGTAGTCTCCTACAGCAGCGGCAAGCTCCTCAAGCGCGACACGGGCATCTGCAACTAACGGTAAAGCCGCATGTTTATACGCATCAAACTCAGCAACGTTGATATTGATGAAACGGACGTTCGGGTTTTGGAAAGCAGTTTTGGAAGCAGTTGTGAAGTCGCTTAAGCGTGTACCGATCGCGATCACTAAATCCGCCTCTCGTGCGGTAATGTTCGCTCCGGGTGTTCCAGTTGCTCCTATTGCCCCAAGATTCTGTGGATGATTGTATGACAGCGAACCTTTTCCAGCGAAGGTTTCACCGACAGGAATACCGGTTTGTTCTACAAATTGGGCAAGTTGCGCTGTGGCTTCGCTATAGATAACACCACCACCGGCGATGATTAAGGGACGTTCACTCTCACGAATCCATGCGACTGCCCGATTAAACAAATCCGCATCAGCACGGGGGCGGGATATAGTATAAACGCGCTTTTCAAACAGTTGTGCGGGATAATCGAACGCCTCGGCTTGTACATCTTGCGGAAGTGCTAAAGTTACAGTCCCTGTTTCCGCCTGTGATGTCAGCACCCGCATCGCTTCTGGCAGTGCAGTGATTATCTGTTCTGGTCGATTAATCCGATCCCAATAGCGTGAGATTGGCTTGAAGCAATCGTTCACCGAGTAATCTTGTGAACTCGGAGACTCC
Encoded proteins:
- the rlmB gene encoding 23S rRNA (guanosine(2251)-2'-O)-methyltransferase RlmB; the encoded protein is MPEYIVGRNPVIEYLQHGTQKIEKIWIAEGTTHSRIRRIVAMATEAGVPIKRCTRRELDRIEPSLPHQGVIALVNPTRYNDLQSILAKIERSKHNALLVMLDNIQDPRNLGAILRTADAVNADAVLIPKNRAAGITTAVHKASAGASTHIPIVRVTNVAQTLDTLKNAGIWVAGAATEDASCPYTDADFRVPLCLVLGSEGKGIRRLVKQKCDYLVYLPMLGKIESLNVSVAAGVLLYEVIRQRSAS
- the iolD gene encoding 3D-(3,5/4)-trihydroxycyclohexane-1,2-dione acylhydrolase (decyclizing), with the protein product METRKLTMGQAIVQFLQQQYVERDGNETQFFAGMFGIFGHGNVAGIGQALHQYSDSFRFYQTRNEQSMVHTAAAFAKMSNRLRTFACTTSIGPGATNMITGAAGATINRIPVLLLPGDIFSTRLVAPVLQQLESPSSQDYSVNDCFKPISRYWDRINRPEQIITALPEAMRVLTSQAETGTVTLALPQDVQAEAFDYPAQLFEKRVYTISRPRADADLFNRAVAWIRESERPLIIAGGGVIYSEATAQLAQFVEQTGIPVGETFAGKGSLSYNHPQNLGAIGATGTPGANITAREADLVIAIGTRLSDFTTASKTAFQNPNVRFININVAEFDAYKHAALPLVADARVALEELAAAVGDYRVDATYAAQIEKYRDEWEEEVDRLYHLGHTPLPSQSEVIGVVNEFSRPEDVMVCAAGSLPGDLHKLWRTRNPKQYHLEYGYSCMGYEIAGGLGIKMADPSRDVYVMVGDGSYLMLAQEIITSIQEGYKLIVVLVNNEGHSSIGGLSRATGVQGFATRFRYRDEESGELEGDFLPVDLAANAASLGAKVIEATTLQSLKAALHEAREAAHTTVVKIDVDYYQGVPRYESWWDVPVAQVSEVDSAQEAYEEYESDKQKERYFL